One Oryzias latipes chromosome 21, ASM223467v1 genomic window, ATCATGTAGTACATGTTTAAGACTATAGTCTAAAATGGTAATCCGGTTGCATCATCCAGAAGATGTTGCTGGATTAGCATAAATGATGAAACTATGCTGATGCTGATGACAGGAAACACAGGAAGCACAAGAAAACCCTCAagggtttttttgtcttttgtttttaatctatcTGTATCTGAAACACATgagaattcatttataaaatcaaTGTTCAGAGAATGAACCTCATAGATATTTTCTGGAATGAGaatgaaatattgatttttagTCATATTTCTTTGAGTATATCGACCTTTCCTAAAGGCATTAATGAAAAGGGAgtcatttgtttgcttttttcttttttcgaaTGTAAGGTCAGCATTCccttttgtttaaaagtaatttttctgttgtttaacCATGATCCTGATGTCTTTTAAACTTAAGAGCTTTAGTGCATTTCCTTTTGCAGGTGCAGTAATAACATATACATCACATTAAAATCTCCATAGCTAAAGACCCCAAGTTGGGTCATTTTTAACTCAAATCCAAGGTTAAAGGGGGATGAACCTTTTTATGGGTAATTTTAACTCAGGAAAAATTGGGTTAAAATGAAACCACTATAACCCAAAAATGTGTATTGTTCCAAAAAGTAactaaaaaacatgaacaactcAACAATGGGATTGAAGAAATAACCCAAGTGTTTTAGGAGTGTTTCAAAGTGGGACAAAACTCAATTATATCTATCTTTGCTGGCCATTTCTTATGTGTCCCCTTAAGCCATGACCTAAAACATCTTTTGACCTTTGCTTATGTGACAGGCATCACAGCAAAATCTGCTACAGCTTCACAATCTTAAGATGTTGACTCATCCATGTAGTGCTGATGTCTTCGGGGTTACAGCTTTATTTCCTCTGCCTAACGGACACTAACGGCAAACACCAGAAGAGAAGCACAACAGAAAGCCCAGATGACTCACATCAGTTCAAATGaataagagaaagaaaatgagaagatgaaagtgttgtgttttagaTAAGTTGTTCCGGGAAACCTAACCATATGTGCTTCCATTTTTCACTGTTCTGCACAACTGTTGCTTTCACTGTGATACTTggctgagttaaaaaaaaaaaaaactccactaaAAGAAAAGGTCGATTAtgaaaaactgtgtttatttCCACATAGATATCACAATTTTGAACAGAATAAATAGTGCAGGAAAAAGATACACTGCAGTGGCACAAAACCCACGTGTGAACAACACAATACAATTAAAGATACACATATTTTAATGAGGGTTGAGAAAATCAGAAGCAGGTTCTATTCCAAAAGCTGTCATCTTTTTTCCTATGTAATAAAGCCACTTGTAAGAGAAGGACTGAAGGAGAACTCCTTTAAATTATTGTTAATGATTATGACACCATAGATATAGCCTAAAATCAACAACTAAGACAAGAGGGGATTTTAGtgcattatttattttagttgttttattgtagttttgagtttccTGTAAATAGATTCCCATCTTATTGTCAGCCTGGGTTTGTTTGTGAGAGTTTTTGAGTTGTTGGGGTGTTTCATTTGTTCCTTTTAACTTTTAAGGGGTGTAACAATCCAACACTGTTACTTCACAGAACTAATGCAGAGAGAAAAACACATGGAGACTTGCACAGGAGCTgatatttgcaaaaaaagaaaacaggccaAAGAACATGACTTGCTTTGCAGAGGAAACTATTTACAACGCTTTTACTGATGTAACATGTCAAACACTGATATCTGGCAGTTTAATGAAAGTGCGTAACtgcaaaaaaagaggatttaagGCTACAAATGTATGTGgattcattttcacaaacatttcaaTGATAAATCAGCTAAATTGATATGGAGTACAAGCTGACAGATGCACACCCCATCACTCCTGAACCTTCACTGGTTCATACAAGCACAGTGGGTGTGCAGATTTACTCTTTTGCACCTTCCCTGAGCCTGTTACATAAAGGCTTTTATCTGCCACAGCAGACAGACGCATTAATAATCCAACTGTGCACCCACTCCTTATAAcctgtatttatgtattttgttgTCCCAACATCCTTTAGTGCAATCATTTCTTCCAGGTTgggctttttaaaatgttctttccttcatcttcttctaattaaatgtaaatatctgcttttaaaataaaaaaagggaagttCATGAGCCTACGTGAACCTAATAGACAGTTTGTTATGAagcaattattttaaattccatCTGTCAATATAACAGCTAACTATCCTAGCAGTTCATAAATGAgcaaaatatttggatttatagCTTCACTTAAgtttatattaagaaaataaaacagcaacagCTGTATTAGACTCTGaaaatgaaatacataaatatatgtaaatattaACAAGTCAATAGATGTGAAATCCTAAAGTTAAAGATGCTGGAGAAAAGGTCAGCCATATTATGTAAATCAAAGCTTTTTATTCTGACCATTTACAGATCATCCACAGTAAATGTTTGTGgcaccagtttaaaaaaaacaactcttccTTATCTGAAAGCTTGGGATTCTACTCATAATCTAATCTAAATCATTTgggtatttttgatttttttaaaagacccaaacaaacatttcagctgcaaCTGGACTATATTCCCTTTCATAAAGCTCACAAGAAATTACAAGTTTACAGAAAAGTGTGCAAAATTTCTTTAGAGTATTTGGAAAATTCTGCTTTGTACTTGTCATATTTCATAGTATTTGTCCcgtaaatctattttttgttgttttttttagcagtacTGCATTTGCTACAGTGTatggcacaaaaacacaatacatGTGCAACGTCAAGTGGGCACTTCAAATACTGAGGTAGCATGGCGGTCACATTTAACATGACTTACGTCGCATGGCTCTTCCTACTGAAGCTTCAGGTGTTTGGTTGTAATGTCGGTTAAGCTGGTGTCCACGTACAAAAGCGCACCTTCCTGAAGGCTTTGGCACCAACAGCAGCTCGAAGAAGCGCACTGAGGCGTGTGTCCAGAAGAGGGCCGCCTCAGGCTCTTATGTCCCTGTCTGCAGCAGTGGCCCCCCCTGCATGACGGCCGATCTGCAGAGCCACAAGCCCACCTAGTCTTTGATGTCCTTGATAGCACACAGCTGAGACACGGTTTTCTTCACTCGCAGAGCAGTCAGTCGAGCAGAAGAGTTGGCATACCAACATTCTCGCATCAGTTTGCCCATCACTCGCAGAGCCTTGCAGAAGAGGACAAGATTAATAgcacaactaaaaaaaaaaagttaaaatacataaatatacaaaattgaaaaaagggaGTAAAGTGACTGGATGAtaattaaagacccaatccaatgaaaatcgtgtttatggtgtttttcaaatgttcttgcagtatttttctgatgacagcgAGCACATAGAAAGATAATTAGCattaaattgaatttctgagtatttctttattcaaatcattgtgaatcaggagatgacaaaaaaaaaaaaggctgttggaAATAGAGCTTTTTTGtggcgggccaaagtctccctgctccgctccattctgatgcatgtgCTTGtaaacaactagatccatggacgtctttgtttttctcatccaagctggcttgctcgccatttttgttgatctgttaggtgtgagaggctgtaagctagtgggagagtgcgtaaacagagagctcagttatgggtgacaggaagggggtGGGGCTGTTCTGtgccaatagtcccgcccacaactcagaagtgagtTTCTCATgaccagctgctgctctgcagaaataatgtttggctaaaaatggcataaccataatcaaaagaccacttggaacgcttTTACCATTCAGATTGAAGCGCgactttaaagaaatacatagGAGGGGGCAGGATTACAAACTAAAGAGGCAAAAAGTTACACGAGGTTTATCATTACAACTTTTGCATGTAGATGTTTGCCACAAGGGCTGCACCCGTCCACAGACACACTCATCCACACCCTCAAACGTTAAGCATACCCATTGgctgcaaaaacatttacacacatacatacacatacactTACACAATACAAATCCAGAtcaactcacacacacacacatacacgcacacaagCAAACATGTAAAGCATGTGTCCCTCCAAGGCGTGTACAAATATCCTGTTTAGGCAAAGGTGAGCAAgtacctgtgctcaggtgagagGCTGTGTTCTACTGTGGGCAGGTATCTTACCAAATgcaaagagtaaaacaaaagttttaccTAAAACCCGCCGCTGGCAAAAGGCAGTGAGGCAGTGAAAAATTGTCGATCAAACTTTGATTGATTGTAAATTACTCTGTACTCTAGGACAACATTCCTTTTAAGGTAGACTGCAtgtttcagataaaaaaaaatattgacagaCTCCAAAGCAGACACAAAAAAGCTGCTAAAACTTTGGAGCAAAGCGTAGCTTCTCCAAAAAGTATATTTCAGCTGAAGGCGcgttgtactttttattttatttagactaAACATGCTCCAGATGCTCCAGGGCccatcacttgttttaaacacagtttgactttttttttttacctaccaGTAGTTTTCTGAAAGTCTTTCTAAATTTGAAGTCCTAACTTTAAACACATCTTTTTAAcgttttcaataaaataattctTTATTGTCGATGTTCAGAGTATATCAAAATTATAACAGCATCGGATTAGCGCTTCAAGTGGAAAACATCGTAAAtttggaaaagtgctatataaataaagtgattGATAAAGAAAGTGAcagcaaataataataatattcttaaaacagaataaaaacataaatggcTGACATGGTCAGTTTTCAGATTATCATACTCATTGGctctgaagcagctgcagaaagatGCACTCTGCATCACCCGCCCTACATGTTTTGGTCTATTAAAAATTGTTCATTCATAACCTTTGTTCTTTTTGCAAAAGTCTGCAATGTTTTCACTCCATTCTGTTttctaaacacattttcagtcattCTTCTTCACTGGACATTCTTTAGTCAAAACAACAATGTTCATTTCTACATGTCCTAAAttattcatcatcatcatttatttatttataaagcactttccaccaccagccaaggagacccaaagtgctgtacacatggagaacaaaacacagaaacctACCAAATTAAAACATTGTAGATAcataaatagaatagaatatataGCCTAAAACCGAATTAAAACATAGGATAGACTGTTTTGATCCTTTTTTAGGTGTTTGAGGTGTGATACTTTGTCACAAATGAGTccataaaaaatctttttattgcatccacacaaagaaatatttagatgttttataatttgcaaccaggtcttgttttgttttttattttttttagtctcaCCTCACAGCTCTGCCACTGGTTGGGAATGTTTGGTCTGAGTTTCTGGTCACACACCACTTTCCTCATGTCCTCAATGGACGGATCTGAAGGCACCATGTCATAATAAGGCAGCTGGAAGTCTTCATGAAGTCCTGGGAGAAGGGCATTAATATTGTTTATTATCATGCTCTTACTTAACAGTTCAATTTGGAAGGATGAAGTGCACTGTAGCACCGGCAAACATATTAATCACCACAAATTGGCATGAGTGGGGTGGAGAGAGGACAAGCAGGAGGAAGGACTCTAAATTCACCACAGGAGCTGCGTATGTGCTGTTAAGACCGATTAAAAACAAGCAACTGTGCATATATGCAAGATACCTCTCACGGAGCATCTTCTGGCCAGTTCCCAAAACACCAGGCCCAACGAATAGATATCCGCTCGCTTGAATGACTCAAATGTGTTCATATTGATTGACTCGTCCAGGATCTCTGGCGCCATGTACCTGCAGAGAACAAAATGATTAAAGCTTAATGGCATAAAAGCCCCGTGCTGCTTGGGAAATTTGCTTAATCcattttgtgtttgatgttCAAAGCTCAGATATATTtaacttccatttttttttcttacaccaaTACATATTTAATGGGAAACCTGTAGTTGTTTAAACCGACTAGAAGAAATCAGTAAAGGTTTCTGTTGACCTGAGAGTTCATTAACAACCCAAATCAGTTGTTAGTCTGTACGTTTTTTAAGagcaaaatacaacatttttatcttctttaCTATCTGAAACCTTAAATTTTGTTTATAGTTTCTGCATCTCCACCATCCTTTCATCAACAACTTCTCCAGACTTAGCCTCTAACACTGAACCACATGTTCCTCAAAATTTATCTCTTTGTACAAACGTTACAAACGTTTCCTTTCTGATATCTGCCATGCCTGTTTTGCGGATGTTAATTGTGCGCTCTCACCTCTTGGTTCCCACTCTGTGGTTGGACGGTATGTCGATGGTGTTTGTGTTGGAGTCGTGTTTCACAGCCAAACCCAAATCTGCGATGACTGCTGTCCCATTCTTCCTCACAAGGACATTTTTAGACTTTAGGTCTCTGTGAGCAATTGCAGGCTTCCCTAAATTCAAAAgagtagaagaaaaaagaaaaacctggtcTGTGAAACGCCTTTTTTGACTTTGCAgggttgaaaagaaaaacaattttccaAGTTGGATgatgaggatggaggacatatagaaagaaaattacgGTAAGCTTgaaaagtgcatttctgagtatttctttattcaaatcattgaaaatcAAGAGCTGACGAACAAAcgcagtttaaaaaacagcttatttgtgacgtagaaaatacactgtgtgggccacaagctccctgctctgctccattctgatgcatccacttgcaaacgaaaagatccatgtacgtctttgttttccccatctgagctgaaatctgactcaaactgtacagctggatagctccaatattgctcaccattttcgtagcactggtaatgttaggttgagggtgtgaggggctgtaaggagagtgtgtaaacaaatagCTGTTATGTGTGACAggcccgcccacaactcaagaggcgaatttctaaggAAATCCTGCCCCTCTGCAAAAACGATGttgtagaaaatgaataaagcacttttacattagatcaaaagatgatcggaaatGGGACTTCAATGTTTACCTAaacaaaaaaggggtttattcagacatacctttggtttgtctgaagattaataaccccctattgttaaagtaaaatatgtccaacacaagaggccctcagctctcatttgcctgcccagctgttggacaggacaagttaaaagaaaagaaaagaaaaaaaaagaaaaacgtgttTGTCTCTAATTAACATTTCTTCTCACCACATTTTGCATTTAGACAGTAAGGAACAACCTTACCTTGTGTGCCAATAATTTCCATGTGGAGGTGTGCCAGCCCACTTGCTACAGACAAGGCCAGAACAACCATGCCTTCCACTGAGACGGTGTACCTGTTCAGGTAGTCATAAAGGGAGCCATGCTCGTGGTACTCTGAAACCAACCAGAGCTGCGTCCAGGAGCCGTTATCTTGGGAAAACAGATCAACAAGCACAGGGTTAGAAAAACTGACATGTTCATCATAGGAATCAGATTTACCGGTAGATTTGATTTCCAGAATTTCTGGCTTTCAAACCTTTATTATCAGCAGCAATGAATCCCAGGATGTTCTCATGCCTAAGCATGATAGTCTGGTAAATCTCCGCCTCCCGGAACCACGACCTCTCGTCCCTGGAGGAGAAGATCTTTACCGCTACATCCTCTCCACGCCACTTCCCCCGCCACACCTCACCGTATCGCCCTTTTCCAATGGTCTCCTGTAGGACAATGGTTCGAGCTATGGTTCTCTGGACCAGGAGAGGAAGCCCTGCAAGGCAAACAGTTTATAGAATGAACAAATGAGAACAATGTTTTCGTctcaaaaaatgtatacaaCTTTTCCACAGAAGCTGCTGGACTTTCTCTCACCTGATCCTGAGCCGGAAGTGCTCATGTCATAAATCAGATCTTTAAGACATTTATCAGGAGACATCAACATCTGGTCATCCAGAGGCTCTTCTGGGTCTTGCTTGTGGGTTCGACTGTAGGCACAACGGTGGCCCTGGACAGCACACACGCCGAGCAGGATCCCCACACACAGCAGACAGCAGGGCACCAGGATCACCACTGTGAGTTGCAACCGGCTCCAGCCAGGCTCTTCCGAAGGCCTCTCTaaagcaaacagatcaaaataACGTAAATAAACTCAGCAGGTTATGGTTTACTGATTTGCACATTCAGTTTTAAGACAAAGAATAGAGTAAAGAGGATTTGGAGTGGTTTCTCTGCTGCCTTTAACTTTAGCTCCCTCTGGTGGCTCATGGTTGTCTTGGCAACAGAGCTGCAAAATTAGTCATTTAAATTGAATTAAGCAGTCAATATTGTTAATGAGTAAATGGTTAAAAGTGCTCTCAAGCTCTTTGAATGTATAAACCAAAATAAGGgaatacaatcaaaaaggaaacATAGCTACTTTAATGCTTTCCCAGTTTAAGGAGGAACACAATTATTTTGCAACTTCAAAcaaaaatcttctcttttctttttgttgacatGACAAGATTCATTTAGTGTCTCTAATATTTTGctctagagaaaaaaaaaaagaagaaaataacttCATTCATAAAGGTGACATTGCTGATACAGAGCAGGTGCAATGTGGGACCTTGCAGTGAAATTGCGATTCTGGCAACCTAAAGTAATCTGATGcctctctctgaccttcattcTGTCTGTGGGTGGACAGGAGAGAACCTGGACCCAAACAAAAATAGAGAAACAAGAAGGCACATAGAAAACCCAAGTTTTACTGACATGCTAGGGTAGCAAATCCCAGTGAACAATGCAATACTGCATGCATAAGTTTGAAGACATAACGTTGCTTTGCCTATGAAGTCAAATAATTGCATCACTGCTTCCATCAGgtgcttttttttacactttacaTTACTTGGCAAAGTCAGAGATAACAGCCTTTAGTCTTTGAGTCATCTCTAATCCCCAAACTGCGAAATATCCTCACCACAGATCCTCAAACATGCAACATTTGCAGACGGCAGCACTTTATGAACTCAACCACAGTTTCCTAAGACATCTTTAGCCTTTTACCTACATACAGATCCTGCCAGTTGGAGCTACAAGTGGAGCTCAGCAGATATGGTGCAAAACAAGGTTTTGCTCTCCTGTCGCCCGGTCAGGATGTGCTCACATGCTGATATTTAGCAGAGCAATGGAACAGATTGATTGTACTGGCCTCATTGACGATCACCGTACAGCCTCAGGGTCAGGCCCTCATCCACGCATCGACACACAACAGCAACGTACACCATCTGCTGCACTTCAGACACATGCGTCCAATGCCGTCTAAAACAAGTCAGAGTTTTTCTTGTTGTAAGGTAAAACGTTGATATACCCGGTATATAAAATTAAATGTACAAAGtcttaaaacacatttcaagcATCAGCTTTATCCAAATCAGGATTGCAATAAAGCTGAAATCTCTCAGAcgatttaaattcaaattcaaacattttttataaagcacttttcatacagCAGAAACGCGAAGTGCTTTACaggtttaaaatttaaaaaaattaaaattctaaAACACACAGAATGCCTTCAATCCTCTAGAGGCCTCACACCCAACAAAACGAGACCTAAAATGACacataaataaaactcaaagtATAAATAAAAGCCGACATAGAAATCTGGCTTGATGTTGATCATGGCTCATGTCAGGCCAAAGTGAATTATTCATATTTAGTAACTTCTTTGATTATGATAAGATGTACTTAGGTAGTTCAACCAATCTTATAATTTTATATGCATGATGTTTGTTGTCTGATTTATTGGGTTAAATATATCAAGTTGTGATGTGTATTTTTGTAATtggaaggttaaaaaaacaataaatttaaGTTTTCAAACACCAGTTGATTAAACCTCAAAGATTTTTATATCTTctttatgttttgtgtttttaagactTAATACTTTAGCATTGTACTATATTTTACATCAGTAAAGAGCATAGGAAGTGGATTAGGTCTGCCAATTCCTCTTTAAGATAATGTTCGGCACAGACTGAAGGTTTTAAGTCTAACTGCTTATTGGTCAGTGTTCCCATGTAGAGCAAAATGTTACTATCCTAAACCCAGAATTTCTCTAAGACAATATGGTGCcaattttaaagctaaaaaatggAAAGTATAACACCAGAGAGATGCCATTTCTTCACAGTGTGATGAACAATGCCGACTAGCCAGCTCCACACACTCAGACAAACATCGAGTTTTTCTCTCACCATCTGTTCACCCGTCTAAACGGACCATTTGAGAACCAACATTGAACTCTGTCCCACAAAATCACGTCAAGAAACACATGAACAGATATGAAGCAACAGCTGTGCAAAAGCAGCTCTGGACCCTCCTCCCCAGGCAGTTTCACAAGCATCGACATCTTGAatcatgtgaccaaaaacatgacatccACACCGGACAAATGCCTGAGCGACACTCAGGATGGGTGGGCCACAGTGGTCTGTGAAAGCTTCAGCACCTTCCACCCTAGTTTTTAAGAGCCAACCATAGAAGGGAAACTGCTACTAATTGAGCTTTCGTTTCAGGGAAAGTGTGATTATTTACTCTTTGGGTTACTTCTGGGTGACTGAGTATCCACATCAGCATCGTGCAGATTCTCAGCGCTCAGCGTGGGTTGTTAGGCGTTCAATCATTAACAATGATTTCAGACCTGCACCAAAAAAACCTGCGAGTGcgtccacccccccacccccctctttGCTGTCCTTGCTTC contains:
- the acvr1c gene encoding activin receptor type-1C; its protein translation is MTGSRKQSFQAALVFFYAVQLTAGLKCVCLLCANHTCETAADGACWNSVMLIDGKEETVKSCLSPSEMKGQVFCYSSRNVSKRNCCFTDFCNNETLHIYPERPSEEPGWSRLQLTVVILVPCCLLCVGILLGVCAVQGHRCAYSRTHKQDPEEPLDDQMLMSPDKCLKDLIYDMSTSGSGSGLPLLVQRTIARTIVLQETIGKGRYGEVWRGKWRGEDVAVKIFSSRDERSWFREAEIYQTIMLRHENILGFIAADNKDNGSWTQLWLVSEYHEHGSLYDYLNRYTVSVEGMVVLALSVASGLAHLHMEIIGTQGKPAIAHRDLKSKNVLVRKNGTAVIADLGLAVKHDSNTNTIDIPSNHRVGTKRYMAPEILDESINMNTFESFKRADIYSLGLVFWELARRCSVRGLHEDFQLPYYDMVPSDPSIEDMRKVVCDQKLRPNIPNQWQSCEALRVMGKLMRECWYANSSARLTALRVKKTVSQLCAIKDIKD